One Triticum dicoccoides isolate Atlit2015 ecotype Zavitan chromosome 3B, WEW_v2.0, whole genome shotgun sequence genomic window, TTCGCACAGGTGTTTTAATGTTAAAGCGCATCATCAAGTAAAGTTAGCGATCAAAAATAAAAATAGGCATGTAGTTCTCCGGCGTCTCTTTTCAGAAACATGACCTTGTACTGCAAGAGATGCTCTCGCCAAAGTGTGAGACCTTCCACACTATTCTCTGTAAAATGTTGTTAATGGAATAATAactgtttttttttgcggggaaaaatAACTGTTGTTGTTCAAAAAAAAATGAAAAGTCGACAAACTTAGTGCCAATTTTTTTTTCGCTCACGCTAATTCAAAAAGAGCAACATGTCCCTAAAAAAAAGAGCAACAACATGCAAATCCTTTTTTTTAGAATAACAACATGCAAATCTTATTCCTCCGTCAGTTGCATCGTGGATACAGGTTCGTCAGGCACGGTTCCACGGAAGCATCCTGTGGAGATGGCCACTGCTCCCGCTAGCCCTCCTCTCCATCTCGAGGAACTGGCCGAGCGACGGCGCCGCGCCGCCACCGTTCTCCAGGTGGCTCCGGAggcagagcgagagcagcagcgcccgCAGCTTGCCGCTCCTGCTCGCCCTCTCGCCCCGGCGCCTGCTGCGCCGGCTCTCCATGGCGTCCACCAGGCCGATCAGGGCCGCCAGcgtgatgccgccgccgccgccgccgccgccagcgcgcGGCAAAGACCATGCCGACTGCAGCAAACAAAGTAGAAGCAGGAGCATCAAGTCCAACTGCTGGCTTGAAATGCGACTGTTGCATTGCAGGTAGTGGTAAGTTGGAGTTGCTCGATTCTGACCTCTGTGTCCAGATCAGAGGAAGCGACGGACGAGACGCAGTGGGACGGGGTGAATgccgcggtggaggaggaggagccgaggcTCCTGACCGCTCCGGCTCCCGGATTCAGGGCGCCCAGTCCAAGAGGCCAGCCGTCCTGCCACATCTCCCAGTCAAGAATCATAAATTTGTCACTATCTTTCGTAGTACTACCGAACAGAGGAAGGTTAGTGCAAAGTGTAAGGAAAACTGGGAACTGTAAGTAGGACAAATCTTAGGCAGGCGCACCTCATGGGCCATGAGCAGCGCAGAGCTCTCCGTATCAAGAGCCGGAGAGGATCAGATCACCAGTAACAGTAATGAGGTGAGGAGAGATGTGTTCGAGGCTTATATGGACAAATGCAACGGTGGTAACACGTGAAAAAGCTAAACGATGGTCAGTAGAAAGGTTATTTGACTGGCCTCGAGGCAGATAAGAGATTCCAGTGCTACCGCGAGAGAGGTCTCGTCTGCAATCCAACGGCATGGACGCAGCGCATTGCCATGCCAGTCTTTGCAGTGTAGCACTTGCGGTCAAGAGGAAGGGCGAGTGTGGCAGAGGGTTCATAGGATAATCCAGGAACGCCTAGAAAGACGGTAAAGAATCATTGACGGTGTCAGCGGACCAAAAAGAGCGCCCGAAACCATGGCATCGGGAGCGGGCGTGTCAGCTGCATCATGGATCGAACTGCATGATGAACAACGGAAGGCTGAACACACTGATATTGTTCGGATTTGTTCGTTTGGGATGGCAATAGAGCAGTGTCCGTCCGGATTTGTGTATGTGAGGCTGTGTGTCCAAGACGCGGCTGCATCACATCCGCCGGAGGCTATCTATACTAAAATCAAGCATAGCAAATAGTTTCATATCTGACGTACAACCTaatgaaaataaaaacaacatCTAATAGTCTTACAACCCAATCAAAATTTATTTGCATGAAAAGAAATTAAACCAATAGATCTACTCAATGTAAGTtcacacgtgctcaaccaagtaaTCCTGGAGCTGCATATGAGTATGTTAATCACGTATTTCACGATGAAAGTGAACAAACTGTTGAAAGTTTGCAGGAGGCGGGTGCTCAGACTCAACATTTTCACCCtgaaaatcaaatccttggtcgtaGATACTATCATCACGCTCATCCTTCacggtcatgttgtgcatgatcatacAAGCGGTCATCATCTGCCAAAGCTTATGAGTGCTCCATGTCAatgcagggtttcgaacgatatCCCATcgtgattgaagcacaccaaaagcacgctccacatccttcctagcactctcctgCATTTGGGCAAATATCTGTCTCTTCTCTCCTCGCGGATTGGGTATGGTCTTCACAAGAGTTGACCACCGAGGATAGAGATTATCAGCTAGGTAATATCCCTTATTATAATGGTGGCCATTGATCTTAAAGTTGACCTCtagggagtggccttctgcaagccttgcaaACACTAGAGAAAGCTGAAGCAcactgatatcattgtgagaacaggCCATGCTGAAGAAAGAATGTCATATCCACAGATCTTATGAAGCCACCGCTTCAAATATTGTCACCTTTCACATGCCCCGTGTACTGCTCCCGTCAAGTAAATGGACAGTTCTTCAACtaccagtgcatacaatctatactACCAAGTATGCCCGGAAAGCCCATATAGGCATTGATCGCCAACAACCTCTCTGTATCAGTGACAGTTGGCTCTCTCGGGTACTCAGGGCCGAACACTGCCTTGCAGAAACTATACATTGAGAGGAGACATGTGggctcactcatacgcacatactcatcccCAAGATCATTAGGAATCACATATGCAAGCATGCGAATAGGCGCGGTGCATTTGTGGTAAGAAGAGAAGTCAAACTTGCCAAGGGCATCCTCGTTGCCCTCAAAGTATGGGCCACATAGGGAAAATATCTGGTGCACCggagcttgtggtgctaccggtgcaccgaacTCACCTTGCGCTtccaaaatgttcaaaaaattctgattttttagcACATTCACACAACATGAATGTAGGTTGTCACAAAATTTTAAGTCAAAACTCGAAACATAACAAAAATGGTAAATTCACCACTGAATAGTACATAACATAACTTGGGCTTTAGATTTGGCTCATTATCACACTGGTCTCAAATTTGTCATTTTGTATCTAAAAAATGTTTCAAATTTTGATACAAAATTTGTGACATCGTACATTGATGTTGTGTTAATGTGCtagatttttttcagattttttaagATGTTATATGGCATTCGGCGCACCGATAGCACCACAAGTGCGGGTGCACCAGATACATTCCTGAGTCATATCCTACCACTCTCTCCCAGATACGATTGAACATATGTCTCCTCATGCGAAATCGGCGATGAAATTGATGTGGTCTGAAGAGTGCAGCATTCTCAAAGTAATCAGCATAGAGAAGGTTGTGGCCTCTCTCCCTATTGCGGTTCAAGGCCGGAGCATGGCGGGGATTGATCCCCTGAACTGAAGCCGCTTCCTACTTATGTGGTCAAGGAAGACCAATGCAGCCACCACAAGCTCTTCATCATACAAGGATGAATCATCCGATGAACAAATAAAGTTGTGAAAGAATATCCCCGCTATCCATGGTACCTTGTGAGCAAAGCGTCAAACACCTTGTTGTCGTGGTGGAGACGCGGTCGGAAAGAGCACGTCGAGCTCCCCTTACAGACAGCAAAGCAAGGTTGGTGTTGGTGGGTGGGCACCATGCGCAATGCAACGCCCGCCAAAAGTTGTTGGGGTCGATGGGCGGCGCCGGCGACCGTAGCTTCTCTCCCTCCGGCGACAAGGAATCACGAACGCCGGCAAAAAGCTCTTCCAAAACGCAGGTGTGGGCCGGCTATGGCATGGCGTGGTCGTAGTTCGGACGACCTCGATGGAAGGCAATGCGGCCGGGAACGGGGGTGGCTGCGGCGATGCTGGGGGCCGAGGGAAGAGGAAATTGGTTGTGTCTCCGACGGGCTGGCTaggggacaagggcgtgcgtccCGTCTGTCCGCCCGTGTCCGTTTGGACGCAAACGTGACCCAAAATTAGATCGGAAATGGGTCAAAAGCGGACCGAAAACGGACGTTGATACGTTTGCTCCCGCGTATTGAGCCTCCGTTTTTGTTCGTTTACCATCAAACAGAGGGGCCGGCCCATTTGCGCGAATTGTTAAATAAAAAGCGAATGAAAAGGGAAGCTTTCGGATCGAACCTTTACCCAGCAAAGAAAGCTTATTGGCTcaaaaaaataaaagcaaagaaaggTTATGCTACTAGCCACCTTATCATCCTACACTAAATGAAGGGGGTCCGCCCTACTTGAAGCGGGTCACGCCGTTCTTTCTTTTCgtcttggttatttttcttttcttttttcctctcTATTTTTCTATTCTTTTTGCATTTGTTTGTTCGCTTTTTgtctttttttgctttttttctttttctttcttgacagggctcttctttgttttttcttcattttttgtttggtttccttttttcttctctATTTCTTGTTTGGACTTTTTTTTTCTCgaccttttgttttgttttcttttttcttctctatttttgttttttcttataatTGTTTTCGGTTTTAATACACATTTCCGTATATGTCAATAACATTATTTTAATAAGTGTTCACATCTTTTGTATACACACCCAACATTGTCCACatgcttattcaacattttttaaatacttgttcatccttttaatacttattcaatattttttaaatacttgttcaacattttaaatatttattcaacatttttaaatatatTTTTCAATATCTTTTAAATACTCGTTCAACAATTTTTAATACATattcaatattttccaaatacttgtCACATTTTTAATACTTTTTCAATATTTTCAAATACTTGGTCAACATTTTTCATAATTATTCATCATCTTCATATAGTTGGTCAACATTTTCTAAATACTCGTTCaatattttttaatacttattcaacattttttaaatactcgttcaacatttttaaatgctttttcaacatttttttaatgcttattcaatattttttaaatatttgttcaacatttatcaaatacttgttcaacatttttattaattattcaacatTTCTAAATACTtggtaaatattttttaaatacccaTTCAACAATTTTTAATATttattaaacatttttcaaatatttgttcaacattattgtaagagagagagagagagcgagagagagagagagagagattgactattcgtcaccatgggtgaggaatagttattcttcaccccctctattttaaTATCAATGCATTGTAATTTTACGTTCCATAAATTTTGTCTTATTCAAAggtaaaaagagaacgtaagaaaatatatgATCACCGTAAAAAAtcttttatgttacgtaaaattacaaaTGTAACAACATAGTGTAAAATGTACATAAAATGCAATTTTTCTGGTATATTTTTTTCTAATTTTACACAAtgaaacaatatatatatatgtatttttatatatataaataatattttaaagtataaataAAAGTaccaaaataaagcaaaaaacaagaatagaaaacagaaaaagaaacaaaaaaaaaccctGGTCTCCgcccggttgggccggcccatttggggCTGCCCCCGACGTGAGGCTTGCCCCTTTCTCGCGTAAGGCGACAAATAGGGGCGCCCAGTAGAATCCTAGACTAACAACTGACGAGCAAAATCACAGCCCAAAGCCGAGCGAGCGTGCCGTTGCGAGCACACGGGCCTGTCCGGGTAGTGCGCCACGTAGATTCTACCCATCCTAAGGCATTAATCAGATGCATGTGAATGGACATAAAAAAatagcgaaccaacctgtggttcgaTGGTTAGACGGACTGTTATATCCCCAgctcaccagggttcaaatcctgatgctcgcatttattcctgaatttatttcagaatttccggcgatgcacattcagtgggaggagacgttcccgtcgacgacgaggtgcctacgatgacttcgtaaatttcaagatgatatgccggcgcgtgtgcgttcataggggtgagtgtatgcgcgtgcatATGCGCTTGCATTTGTACTGTGTTCAAAACAATAACATAAAAAATAGAGAGCGCCGCTACATGCATGAGCAAATAAGGATCAAAACAAACATGCCCGGGCTGGCCATACTCGTCCGTGAATGTTTGAGAGGTCAAATTCGTGCTTTGTGATTGTAGATGTGTGTGGTTAGGTTTCAGTCGACTAAGACTTAACAAGTCTTTTTTTGCGAAATAACACTTGTATTACTCAAGAAGTTTAAGGATTACAATCTCGTCCAACAATATTCAGAACTTCCTCTGGACCAGAGCTCAGCCAGACAGCAGTCCGACCTTGCAGCCTACCAAAGTTGGCCATGAAATGGCTAGCATTATTAACATTGCGATGAATATGAGTAATACAAGTATCACGTACCCCATACTAATTTTGATCTCTCTAATAAAATTTAGACATGTTGCTCTGATCACTCTTTACCGTGGTAACGGCTTCCAAAGAATCTGATTCAATACATATTGGTGAGTGCACTGCAAGGGATAGACCCTCCTTTAGTGCCACCATTTCTGCTTCTAAAGCATCCTCATAAGTGAAAACATACCGGCAGGAGCTGAAGATAATAGACCCTGCATGATAACAAAGAATCATACCTACCCCAGCAGTACCCTTGGCCACCGAATCATTAGTATTAAATTTGACAAGTCTCAATTAAATGTACCACGTAACAAAaagaaaatcctaaaataaatgtaCGAAACTCAATAATTGATCTCACGAATATAGTAGCGACTGAGGCATAACAAAGTCTGAGTCCACTGAGACTTGACAAGACTGATTGTGATTTGTACGTAGATGCCAGTGACACTGCTACGGGAATAGAGAAGCGTGGTGACGCGTTTGTTCTCATCTCTTCCAAAACGCATCCGTGGCGTCCCCGCTGGTTGCCGCGCTACCACGCGAGTGGTACACCATGTCACGGTGCGACGCATAACATAGGCACCGGGGCCGCCGGCGCACGGCCAACGCGCCACGAGTACCCGGGCCGCATCACGTGACCTGATCCTGCCTGCCGACTTCGCACCACGGAATTCAAAATTCAAGCGCGCTGCCGTCCCGTCCAACCGGTTGACGTTCCGCCACTCGCCCACTCCACTCGCTGCCCTCCGAACGGTCCGAAGCCACTAGAAACAAGAAGGCGCAGTGGATCCACGTACTACGTCCACCAGCGGATCGCATGGAGCGCATCGCTCTCCCCCTCCCCTCCAAATAAGCTCGTCCTGTCCAGCGCTCTCACAATCCATTTTTGCTCCGTGCGTCCGTCACTAGCGCTCGGAAGAGGAGTGGTTGCGCCCTCGCCCAACGGCTCGCCCGGCCCTGTGCCGCTTGTTGGCTTGCGCCCTTGTGCGGGGTGGAGTGGTTGGCTGCTGGTTTTGTGCCCATCGCCATTGCCGGCCGGCGCTGGGGGGCGGGCGGACGCACCCACGCGCGAGTGACGTGACACCACTGCGCGTCGCCTTGTTATATCCACCCCGCACCGCACTGATCCGATCCTCCTCGGCGGCAGCGAGCGCGGTCGGGTAAGGGAAAtttcgtgcgtgcgtgcgtgcgtgcgtgcgtgcgttcgGCCGGCCATGGACGCGCCCTTCTTCCACGAGCTCCGGCGGCAGGCCTCGTCCTACCTCACCGGCAAGATCCGCTCCGCGCGGCTCGCGCTCACCGACGTCACCCCGACGCAGCTGTACGTGACCCCTCCCCGATCGACAATCCATTCCTGTTCTCCGTTTCATTTTCATGGTGTACCGTTACTCTGCTTAAGGCCTTACAGAGAGAGTGGTTATGGATGCAGGATGACTGAGGAGGCgacgaacggcgacgcgtcgccgcCGAACGCCAAGACGATGAGCCTCATCGCGCGGGAGGCGTTCGAGATCGACGAGTACCTCAGGATCTCCGACATCCTCCACACCAGGTGACCTTCTCCCTCTCGTTCACCGCACCGGATCGATGCTCTTCTCTTCCTCTCCGCCCGTCGTCTAACTCGGGGCAGCATCGATGGATCGATCTTCAGGCTGGCGACGTTCGACAGGAGGCAGTGGCGGGAGCCGTACAaggcgctgctgctgctggagcACCTCCTGACGCACGGCCCCCGCAGCGTGGCCCTGGAGTTCCAGAAGGACCGGGCCGTCATCCAGCAGATGGCCACCTTCCAGCACATCGACGAGAGAGGGTTCGATCTCGATCTTCTCCTCTTCCTGCACACGTAATTCATTCTTATTCAGTCCTTAGGCTGAAAATTTTCTGATGTTCTTGTGGGATTTGCGGTGCAGTTTCAACTGGGGCCTGACGGTGAAGGGCAAGTCGGAGCGGGTGCTAAAGCTGCTGGAGCGGGGGCCgttcctggaggaggagcgcgagcgGGCGCGCAAGGTGGCGCGCGAGATCAAGGGCTTCGGCAGCTTCAacctcagcagcagcggcggctcGCGCGCGGCGCCGCCGGTGTACTCGCGCAGCCACTCGCGGTACGAGGACCGGCCGTGgaaggaggaggacggcgaggaggaggacaaggagaacctggtgTCCCGGCCCGACCCGAGGAGCGTGCGcgaggaggtggcggaggagctGCACCACCGCCACCCGTTCCACGGCTTCGGGCAGCAGCGGCAGCCGGAGGCGATGCTGCTGCTCAGCCAGTGATTGGGAACTTGGAGAGGGATGAGCGCCGTCGCCTCCCCCCACTACTGTACTGTACTGTACTGTACTGTACTGTATGTCGGTGTCAGCGTGTGATCTGGATCTGAAGAAGAAAAGCGTGTGGTGCGAGGTCAGTGGTTTGCTGACGTTGCTGAATGCTTAGGCAGCAGCTCTTTTCTTCCTCTCTCGTGTCGTACTTGTACATTCTCTCGATCCCACGTTCCTTGAGCAACTTCTGAACCGTGTTCAAACTGTCGCCGTCTGAACTGTGTTCCTATGGTCTGAATTTGATACTAGTACATGAATGAACACGGAACAACAACTTCTGAACCCAGGATGCAAAGTTCTCAACTTGACAAATGAACAGGTCCACAGTACGTCATGCGATCTACATCTGATTATAATTTACCGTAGAAGATAGGTGGGTGGAATCAAAGATTCTCAGAAGTTCACTGAATATATACTGCGAATTATGTGCTTCCAGTTCTAGCAGAGGAAAATCAGGCAAGGCTTACCCCAGCAAGACTACACGGGCAAGGGAAAATTCAGCACACAGGAGGATCACAGAACACAGGTTCGTGTTGCACGACAGTTTCTCTATAAAAACCCCGGTGTAAAATTTCCTCATCAAAGCCTAACTTTTCACGCTTTCAGTTTCGGTGCAGACCTGCCTAAAAGCCTTCTTCTTTTCTCATGCCAATGGGTAGTCATCATCACATCACATGGTTTACGGTCATGACTACAATCGTTTTCAACCTACTCTTTCCATACAGCTACAGCAATAGTTGCTACACTTGCTAGTAGCACTAGTAGCCAGGGTAAAGAAGAGCGCCAAATGACGCATGGCCACCTGCTGCCCAAGAAAATGCATAGTCACCTGCCAAAGATCAATATGCACAACAAATGTTCAGCATCACCAACTGTTTGTAATGCCTTCTTAACGTTTTGGCTCTGCCAACATGCTCACAAAATTTCAGTGTACAAAATACGTGGCTGCATACAAATCGAAATTCGCGCCGACTGTGGAAATCACCGATACTTTGACAATACCAAGTTTCTGTTATGTGACTACAAGTTTCCGACAGTATATATAAAAATTAATAATGAAAATTAAGCACACACATTCCAAAGTAATCCAAAAGTAAGAAAGCAACTTACATACAACAAAGTAGGAAAGATAATAAAATGAAATGACTGGACATCCATTGTTGCAAAAGAGGTGAAAAGAATGTGCTGCAAGGGTTCAGAAACATGTGGTGAAGTGGCACCTCATAAAGTCGATAAGTGGATTTTGTGGCTATCAAACACACAGCCGAAG contains:
- the LOC119281707 gene encoding uncharacterized protein LOC119281707, with the translated sequence MAHEDGWPLGLGALNPGAGAVRSLGSSSSTAAFTPSHCVSSVASSDLDTESAWSLPRAGGGGGGGGITLAALIGLVDAMESRRSRRRGERASRSGKLRALLLSLCLRSHLENGGGAAPSLGQFLEMERRASGSSGHLHRMLPWNRA
- the LOC119277559 gene encoding epsin-3-like, giving the protein MDAPFFHELRRQASSYLTGKIRSARLALTDVTPTQLMTEEATNGDASPPNAKTMSLIAREAFEIDEYLRISDILHTRLATFDRRQWREPYKALLLLEHLLTHGPRSVALEFQKDRAVIQQMATFQHIDERGFNWGLTVKGKSERVLKLLERGPFLEEERERARKVAREIKGFGSFNLSSSGGSRAAPPVYSRSHSRYEDRPWKEEDGEEEDKENLVSRPDPRSVREEVAEELHHRHPFHGFGQQRQPEAMLLLSQ